The following proteins come from a genomic window of Nautilia profundicola AmH:
- a CDS encoding GDP-mannose mannosyl hydrolase, with translation MLREDVFTCIVKNTPLISIDFIIENKGKILLGKRVNEPAKGYWFTIGGRIYKNEKISEAQKRILKDELGYLGDFNPEFVGVFEHFYDTGFNGIPTHYVNLAYKVNLDKISLNIPFEQHSEYIWLEADEIMKRKNVHSYVKDYFKGSKYV, from the coding sequence GTGCTTAGAGAGGATGTTTTTACCTGTATAGTTAAAAACACTCCTTTAATTTCCATTGATTTTATAATTGAAAACAAAGGAAAAATTTTACTTGGCAAAAGAGTAAACGAACCTGCAAAAGGATATTGGTTTACAATCGGAGGCAGAATATATAAAAATGAAAAAATTTCAGAAGCACAAAAGCGTATTTTAAAAGATGAATTAGGTTATTTGGGAGATTTTAACCCTGAATTTGTAGGAGTATTTGAGCATTTTTATGACACAGGGTTTAACGGTATACCCACGCATTATGTTAATTTAGCTTATAAGGTGAATTTAGATAAAATTTCATTAAATATACCTTTTGAACAACATAGTGAATATATTTGGTTGGAAGCAGATGAAATTATGAAAAGAAAAAATGTTCATAGTTATGTAAAAGATTATTTTAAAGGAAGTAAATATGTCTAA
- the gmd gene encoding GDP-mannose 4,6-dehydratase, which produces MSKKVALITGITGQDGSYLAEFLLEKGYEVHGIKRRTSLFNTKRIDHLYKDPHEEDVNFFLHYGDMTDSMNLTSIIKQVQPDEIYNLAAQSHVAVSFEEPEYTANADGIGTLRILEAVRLLGLTDKTKIYQASTSELFGKVQEIPQKETTPFYPRSPYAVAKMYAYWITVNYREAYNMFAVNGILFNHESPRRGETFVTRKITRGMARILLGLDKKLYLGNLSAKRDWGHAKDYVEMMWMILQYEKPEDWVIATGRTTEIREFVRLAGKYLGLNIKFEGEGIDEKGVVESIDEEKLLKVLKDANVAHSESIIEQAKSLIGKDIINVDPKYFRPTEVDLLLGDASKAREKLGWEPKITLEEMTKEMVESDLKENYQELVLKECGFEVPKSCGV; this is translated from the coding sequence ATGTCTAAAAAAGTAGCACTTATTACAGGAATAACAGGTCAGGACGGAAGCTATCTTGCTGAGTTTTTACTTGAAAAAGGATATGAAGTTCACGGAATAAAAAGAAGAACTTCTCTTTTTAACACTAAAAGAATAGATCATTTATATAAAGATCCACATGAAGAAGATGTGAATTTCTTTTTACATTATGGGGATATGACTGACAGTATGAACCTTACAAGTATCATCAAACAGGTTCAGCCGGATGAAATATATAATCTTGCGGCTCAGTCACACGTAGCTGTAAGCTTTGAAGAGCCGGAATATACAGCAAATGCCGACGGTATAGGAACGCTTAGAATTCTTGAAGCCGTAAGACTCCTCGGACTTACCGATAAAACGAAAATATATCAGGCATCTACATCCGAACTGTTCGGTAAAGTTCAGGAAATCCCTCAAAAAGAAACCACTCCTTTTTATCCGAGAAGCCCATATGCGGTAGCTAAAATGTACGCGTATTGGATTACAGTGAATTACAGAGAAGCATACAATATGTTTGCAGTAAACGGGATACTTTTCAATCACGAAAGCCCAAGAAGAGGGGAAACATTTGTAACCAGAAAAATTACAAGAGGAATGGCAAGAATACTTTTAGGACTTGATAAAAAGCTATATTTAGGTAACCTCAGTGCAAAAAGAGACTGGGGACATGCCAAAGATTATGTTGAGATGATGTGGATGATACTTCAATATGAAAAGCCGGAAGACTGGGTAATAGCTACCGGAAGAACTACTGAAATCAGAGAATTTGTAAGACTTGCAGGTAAATATTTGGGTCTAAATATCAAGTTTGAAGGTGAAGGGATAGATGAAAAAGGTGTTGTTGAAAGTATTGATGAAGAGAAATTGCTAAAAGTTTTAAAAGACGCAAATGTAGCACACTCTGAAAGTATAATAGAACAGGCTAAAAGTTTGATAGGAAAAGATATTATAAATGTAGACCCTAAATATTTCAGACCAACAGAAGTTGATTTGTTACTTGGAGATGCGAGTAAAGCCAGAGAAAAACTCGGGTGGGAGCCAAAAATTACTCTTGAAGAGATGACAAAAGAGATGGTAGAGAGTGATTTAAAAGAAAACTATCAGGAACTTGTGCTAAAAGAATGCGGATTTGAAGTACCTAAAAGCTGTGGAGTTTAA